A single Loxodonta africana isolate mLoxAfr1 chromosome 12, mLoxAfr1.hap2, whole genome shotgun sequence DNA region contains:
- the LOC104846626 gene encoding uncharacterized protein LOC104846626 yields the protein MAPPRSANIAAARGLWGCEDPSRWVVLAHHGEVVWAHAGSQGRLEALDRWYHKELLVAGSGWSSGEKHVTRDELERLLTWKVAQLVAANPPELVVRCSAAAFRLLPDVLTAVTELCARRSVGAATASAVLAAGAPEAADFMSHEAVARVSGLPAQQYILQHYRLYLGQMQDHAKALSQGEGTSVGRRASRAPVGVSRGQGWLAFMGPDSLCSFPASASGPRTRQPAETALWTWAVGRKMCPGLLPDLSPGTVNIHVIRPAKRRRTQAD from the exons ATGG CCCCGCCCCGGAGTGCGAATATAGCGGCCGCCCGCGGGCTGTGGGGCTGTGAGGACCCGAGTCGCTGGGTCGTCCTGGCGCATCACGGGGAGGTGGTGTGGGCGCACGCGGGCTCCCAGGGCCGGCTGGAGGCCCTGGATCGGTG GTATCATAAGGAGTTGCTCGTGGCCGGGAGTGGGTGGAGTTCGGGGGAGAAGCACGTGACGCGAGACGAGCTGGAGCGGCTGCTGACGTGGAAGGTTGCG CAGCTGGTAGCCGCCAATCCCCCGGAGCTCGTGGTGCGGTGCTCAGCCGCTGCCTTCCGCCTCCTGCCCGATGTGCTGACGGCCGTCACAGAGCTGTGTGCCCGCCGCAGTGTGGGCGCCGCCACAGCCTCAG CAGTCCTGGCAGCTGGAGCTCCTGAGGCAGCAGACTTCATGTCCCATGAGGCGGTGGCCAGGGTGTCTGGCCTGCCTGCCCAGCAGTACATCCTCCAGCACTACCGGCTGTACCTGGGCCAGATGCAGGATCATGCCAAGGCTTTGAGCCAAGGTGAGGGGACATCGGTGGGCAGGAGGGCGTCCAGGGCTCCGGTGGGAGTGTCCAGAGGGCAGGGGTGGCTAGCATTTATGGGCCCAGACTCCCTCTGCTCCTTCCCAGCCAGTGCCTCTGGGCCACGGACCCGGCAGCCCGCGGAGACAGCACTGTGGACCTGGGCCGTGGGGCGGAAGATGTGCCcgggcctgctgcctgacctcaGCCCTGGCACGGTCAACATCCATGTCATCAGGCCGGCCAAGAGGCGTAGGACCCAGGCCGATTGA
- the STUB1 gene encoding E3 ubiquitin-protein ligase CHIP produces MKGREEKEGGTRLGAGGGSPEKSLSAQELKEQGNRLFVGRKYPEAAACYGRAITRNPLVAVYYTNRALCYLKMQQHEQALADCRRALELDGQSVKAHFFLGQCQLEMESYDEAIANLQRAYNLAKEQRLNFGDDIPSALRIAKKKRWNSIEERRIHQENELHSYLTRLILAQRERELEDCQRNHEGDKDDGHVRAQQACIEAKHDKYLADMDEIFSQVDEKRKRRDIPDYLCGKISFELMREPCITPSGITYDRKDIEEHLQRVGHFDPVTRSPLTQEQLIPNLAMKEVIDAFISENGWVEDY; encoded by the exons ATGAAGGgcagggaggagaaggagggtGGCACGCGGCTGGGCGCTGGCGGTGGAAGCCCGGAGAAGAGCCTCAGCGCGCAAGAGCTCAAGGAGCAGGGCAACCGGCTCTTCGTGGGCCGCAAGTACCCGGAGGCGGCGGCCTGCTACGGCCGCGCAATC ACCCGGAACCCTCTGGTAGCTGTGTACTACACCAACCGGGCACTGTGCTACTTGAAGATGCAGCAGCATGAGCAGGCACTGGCTGACTGCCGGCGTGCTCTGGAGCTGGACGGGCAGTCAGTAAAGGCACATTTCTTCCTGGGGCAGTGCCAGCTTGAGATGGAGAGCTATGATGAGGCCATCGCCAATCTGCAGCGAG CCTACAACCTGGCCAAGGAGCAGCGGCTCAACTTTGGTGATGACATCCCCAGTGCTCTGCGCATTGCCAAGAAGAAGCGCTGGAACAGCATTGAGGAGCGGCGCATCCACCAGGAGAACGAGCTGCATTCCTACCTCACACGGCTCATCCTGGCACAGCGGGAGAG GGAGCTGGAAGATTGTCAGCGGAACCACGAAGGTGACAAGGACGATGGCCACGTCCGGGCCCAGCAGGCCTGCATTGAGGCCAAGCAT GACAAATACCTGGCAGACATGGATGAAATCTTCTCCCAGGTGGACGAGAAGAGAAAG AGGCGAGATATCCCTGACTACCTGTGTGGCAAGATTAGCTTCGAGCTGATGCGTGAGCCATGCATCACGCCGAGTGGCATCACCTATGACCGCAAAGATATTGAGGAGCACCTGCAG CGTGTGGGCCACTTTGACCCTGTGACGCGGAGCCCACTGACCCAGGAACAGCTCATCCCCAACCTGGCCATGAAGGAGGTCATCGACGCATTCATCTCCGAGAACGGCTGGGTAGAGGACTACTAA
- the JMJD8 gene encoding LOW QUALITY PROTEIN: jmjC domain-containing protein 8 (The sequence of the model RefSeq protein was modified relative to this genomic sequence to represent the inferred CDS: substituted 1 base at 1 genomic stop codon) has translation MSRLPVARTRRGAAPYPRVPTLVGGGLPGGGGGSGDGGRVAVVTGGANHDSPFREPRGAHLLPGRRISQPLWAARSAAGLPGVPRGGGRDAGGVDTVVAPGVRQLLLLGQWTLAGPGRPGFGQAGDGGWQRGGSRTLAALAEEGRCTVERRADLTYADCAPRYISFRPVILQGLTDNPRFRDLCSRERLLALFGDSVLWLSTANTFNQKVALPFQEYVEQLLHSXHPIFLGSDTLYFFGDNSLTAWAPLFRHYTPPRFALLDTTCAYSFGIAGGNPGVPFPSYEPGFSEVIYGHKRWFLYPPEKTPTFHPNKTILAWLHNTYLALAPSARPLESTIQAGEVLYFPDRWWHATLNLDVSVFIFTFFR, from the exons ATGTCTAGGCTGCCTGTCGCCCGAACGCGCCGCGGAGCTGCCCCTTACCCGCGCGTGCCAACTCTGGTGGGCGGGGGTCTTCCTGGAGGTGGGGGTGGCAGTGGTGATGGCGGCCGTGTCGCCGTGGTAACTGGCGGAGCCAATCACGACTCTCC CTTCCGGGAACCGCGCGGCGCGCACCTGTTGCCAGGACGACGGATCTCTCAACCACTGTGGGCCGCGCGGAGTGCGGCTGGACTTCCCGGCGTTCCCCGCGGCGGCGGGCGGGATGCTGGTGGCGTCGACACGGTCGTGGCGCCAGGGGTGCGGcagctcctgctgctgggtcAGTGGACGCTGGCGGGCCCAGGGAGGCCCGGCTTCGGGCAGGCAGGCGACGGGGGCTG GCAGCGGGGCGGGTCGAGGACGCTGGCGGCCTTGGCCGAGGAGGGGCGCTGCACTGTTGAGCGCCGCGCCGACCTCACCTACGCTGATTGCGCGCCGCGGTACA tttccttcagaccCGTCATCCTGCAGGGGCTCACAGACAACCCT AGGTTCCGGGACCTGTGCTCTCGCGAAAGGCTGCTGGCCTTGTTTGGGGACAGCGTGCTCTGGCTGAGCACAGCCAACACCTTCAACCAGAAAG TGGCCCTGCCCTTCCAGGAGTATGTGGAGCAGCTGCTGCACTCTTAGCACCCCATCTTCCTGGGCAGTG ACACTCTGTACTTCTTTGGGGACAACAGCTTAACTGCATGGGCGCCACTCTTCCGCCATTACACCCCACCCCGATTTGCCCTGCTGGATACCACCTGTGCTTACAGCTTTGGAATAGCGGGTGGGAA TCCCGGTGTTCCCTTCCCCTCGTATGAACCTGGGTTCTCAGAAGTGATTTATGGCCATAAG CGCTGGTTCCTGTACCCCCCAGAGAAAACGCCAACGTTCCACCCCAACAAGACCATACTGGCCTGGCTCCACAACACATACCTTGCCTTGGCACCCTCTGCAAGGCCCCTGGAGAGCACCATCCAGGCCGGGGAG GTGCTGTACTTCCCTGACCGGTGGTGGCATGCCACCCTCAACCTGGACGTCAGCGTCTTCATCTTCACCTTTTTCAGGTAG
- the WDR24 gene encoding GATOR2 complex protein WDR24 isoform X2 — translation MEKMSRVTTALGGNVLTGRTMHCHLDAPANAISVCRDAAQVVVAGRSIFKIYAIEEEQFVEKLNLRVGRKPSLNLSCADVVWHQMDDNLLATAATNGVVVTWNLGRPSRNKQDQLFTEHKRTVNKVCFHPTEAHMLLSGSQDGFMKCFDLRRKDSVSTFSGQSESVRDVQFSIRDYFTFASTFENGNVQLWDIRRPDRCERMFTAHNGPVFCCDWHPEDRGWLATGGRDKMVKVWDMTTPRAREVHCVQTIASVARVKWRPECRHHLATCSMMVDHNIYVWDVRRPFVPAAMFEEHRDVTTGIAWRHPHDPSFLLSGSKDSTLCQHLFRDASQPVERANPEGLCYGLFGDLAFAAKESLVAAELGRKPYAGDRRHPIFFKRKLDPSEPFAGLASSALSIFETEAGGSSMSWFVDTAQRYALAGRPLAELCDHNAKVARELGRNQVAQTWTMLRIIYCSPGLMPSTNFNHSVGKSSSCGLPLMNSFNLKEMALGLGSETRLDRSKGDTRNDTVLLDSSATLITNDDNEETEGSDVPADYLLGDVEGDEEELYLLDPDHTHPEEPEYVLPQEAFPLRHEIVDTPPGPEHLQDKADSPHMSGSEADATLQTPMDSSFSLISVSHALYDNRLPPDFFSALVQDMLHFYAEQGDVQMAVSVLIVLGERVRKDIDEQAQEHWYTSYIDLLQRFRLWNVSNEVVKLSTSHAISCLNQASTSLHVNCSHCKRPMSGRGWVCGRCHRCASMCAVCHHVVKGLFAWCQGCSHGGHLQHIMKWLEGSSHCPAGCGHLCEYS, via the exons ATGGAAAAGATGTCCCGTGTAACCACCGCCCTGGGTGGCAACGTGCTGACGGGCCGCACCATGCACTGCCATCTGGATGCGCCAGCCAATGCCATCAGCGTCTGCCGTGATGCGGCCCAGGTTGTGGTGGCTGGCCGCAGCATCTTCAAGATCTACGCCATCGAGGAAGAGCAGTTTGTGGAGAAACTAAACCTGCGTGTGGGCCGTAAGCCCTCGCTCAACCTGAGCTGTGCAGATGTGGTCTGGCACCAGATGGACGACAATCTACTGGCCACAGCGGCCACCAACGGCGTGGTGGTCACTTGGAACCTGGGTCGGCCATCCCGCAACAAGCAGGACCAGCTGTTCACAGAGCATAAGCGCACGGTGAATAAGGTTTGTTTCCATCCCACTGAGGCCCACATGCTGCTCAGTGGCTCCCAGGACGGCTTCATGAAGTGCTTTGACCTGCGCAGGAAGGACTCTGTCAGCACTTTCTCAG GCCAGTCCGAGAGCGTGCGTGATGTGCAGTTCAGCATCCGAGACTACTTCACCTTTGCTTCCACCTTTGAGAATGGCAACGTGCAGCTCTGGGACATCCGGCGGCCTGACCGCTGCGAGAGGATGTTCACGGCCCACAACGGGCCTGTGTTCTGCTGCGACTGGCACCCTGAGGACAG GGGCTGGCTGGCCACTGGTGGACGTGACAAGATGGTGAAGGTCTGGGACATGACCACGCCTCGTGCCAGGGAGGTGCACTGTGTACAGACCATCGCTTCAGTAGCCCGTGTCAAGTGGCGGCCTGAGTGTCGCCACCATTTGGCCACCTGCTCCATGATGGTAGATCACAACATCTACGTGTGGGATGTGCGCCGGCCCTTTGTGCCTGCCGCCATGTTTGAGGAGCACCGTGACGTCACAACAGGCATTGCCTGGCGCCACCCACACGACCCCTCCTTCCTGCTGTCTGGCTCCAAGGACAGCACACTGTGCCAGCATCTGTTCCGTGATGCCAGCCAGCCTGTCGAGCGTGCCAACCCTGAGGGCCTCTGCTACGGCCTCTTTGGGGACCTGGCCTTTGCtgccaaggagagcctggtggctGCCGAGTTGGGGCGCAAGCCCTATGCTGGTGACCGGCGCCACCCCATCTTTTTCAAACGCAAGCTGGACCCCTCCGAGCCCTTTGCAGGCCTGGCCTCCAGTGCCCTCAGCATCTTTGAGACAGAGGCTGGTGGCAGCAGCATGAGCTGGTTCGTGGACACGGCCCAGCGTTATGCCCTGGCTGGCCGGCCACTGGCTGAGCTCTGTGACCACAATGCTAAGGTGGCCCGAGAGCTGGGCCGCAACCAG GTGGCTCAGACATGGACCATGCTGCGCATCATCTACTGCAGCCCTGGCCTCATGCCTTCCACCAACTTCAACCACAGCGTGGGCAAGAGCAGCTCCTGTGGCCTGCCGCTCATGAACAG CTTCAACCTAAAGGAAATGGCCTTAGGGCTAGGCAGCGAGACTCGACTGGACCGCAGTAAGGGTGACACTCGGAACGACACTGTTCTGCTTGACTCCTCGGCCACGCTCATCACCAACGATG ACAATGAGGAGACCGAGGGCAGTGACGTGCCAGCCGACTACCTCCTGGGTGATGTGGAGGGGGATGAGGAGGAGCTGTACCTGCTGGACCCAGACCACACGCACC CTGAGGAGCCTGAGTACGTGCTGCCCCAGGAGGCCTTCCCACTACGCCACGAGATCGTGGACACGCCACCCGGGCCTGAGCACCTGCAGGACAAAGCAGACTCACCACACATGAGTGGCAGTGAGGCGGATGCTACGTTGCAGACACCTATGGACTCGTCCTTCTCGCTGATCTCAGTCTCGCATGCCCTCTATGACAACCGCCTACCACCGGACTTCTTCAGTGCCCTAGTGCAAGACATGCTGCACTTCTATGCTGAGCAGGGCGATGTGCAGATGGCCGTGTCGGTACTCATCGTGCTGGGAGAGCGTGTGCGAAAGGACATTGATGAGCAGGCCCAG GAGCACTGGTATACGTCCTACATCGATCTTCTGCAGCGCTTCCGCCTCTGGAATGTGTCCAACGAGGTGGTCAAGCTGAGCACCAGCCATGCCATAAGCTGCCTCAACCAGGCCTCCACCTCCCTGCACGTCAATTGCAGCCACTGCAAGCGGCCCATGAGTGGGCGGGGCTGGGTCTGTGGCAG GTGCCACCGCTGCGCCAGCATGTGTGCTGTCTGCCATCACGTCGTCAAGGGCCTGTTCGCATGGTGCCAGGGCTGTAGCCATGGCGGCCACCTGCAGCACATCATGAAGTGGCTGGAGGGCAGCTCCCACTGCCCCGCGGGCTGCGGCCACCTCTGCGAGTACTCTTGA
- the WDR24 gene encoding GATOR2 complex protein WDR24 isoform X1 translates to MEKMSRVTTALGGNVLTGRTMHCHLDAPANAISVCRDAAQVVVAGRSIFKIYAIEEEQFVEKLNLRVGRKPSLNLSCADVVWHQMDDNLLATAATNGVVVTWNLGRPSRNKQDQLFTEHKRTVNKVCFHPTEAHMLLSGSQDGFMKCFDLRRKDSVSTFSGQSESVRDVQFSIRDYFTFASTFENGNVQLWDIRRPDRCERMFTAHNGPVFCCDWHPEDRCCVRGHLRTGGWLATGGRDKMVKVWDMTTPRAREVHCVQTIASVARVKWRPECRHHLATCSMMVDHNIYVWDVRRPFVPAAMFEEHRDVTTGIAWRHPHDPSFLLSGSKDSTLCQHLFRDASQPVERANPEGLCYGLFGDLAFAAKESLVAAELGRKPYAGDRRHPIFFKRKLDPSEPFAGLASSALSIFETEAGGSSMSWFVDTAQRYALAGRPLAELCDHNAKVARELGRNQVAQTWTMLRIIYCSPGLMPSTNFNHSVGKSSSCGLPLMNSFNLKEMALGLGSETRLDRSKGDTRNDTVLLDSSATLITNDDNEETEGSDVPADYLLGDVEGDEEELYLLDPDHTHPEEPEYVLPQEAFPLRHEIVDTPPGPEHLQDKADSPHMSGSEADATLQTPMDSSFSLISVSHALYDNRLPPDFFSALVQDMLHFYAEQGDVQMAVSVLIVLGERVRKDIDEQAQEHWYTSYIDLLQRFRLWNVSNEVVKLSTSHAISCLNQASTSLHVNCSHCKRPMSGRGWVCGRCHRCASMCAVCHHVVKGLFAWCQGCSHGGHLQHIMKWLEGSSHCPAGCGHLCEYS, encoded by the exons ATGGAAAAGATGTCCCGTGTAACCACCGCCCTGGGTGGCAACGTGCTGACGGGCCGCACCATGCACTGCCATCTGGATGCGCCAGCCAATGCCATCAGCGTCTGCCGTGATGCGGCCCAGGTTGTGGTGGCTGGCCGCAGCATCTTCAAGATCTACGCCATCGAGGAAGAGCAGTTTGTGGAGAAACTAAACCTGCGTGTGGGCCGTAAGCCCTCGCTCAACCTGAGCTGTGCAGATGTGGTCTGGCACCAGATGGACGACAATCTACTGGCCACAGCGGCCACCAACGGCGTGGTGGTCACTTGGAACCTGGGTCGGCCATCCCGCAACAAGCAGGACCAGCTGTTCACAGAGCATAAGCGCACGGTGAATAAGGTTTGTTTCCATCCCACTGAGGCCCACATGCTGCTCAGTGGCTCCCAGGACGGCTTCATGAAGTGCTTTGACCTGCGCAGGAAGGACTCTGTCAGCACTTTCTCAG GCCAGTCCGAGAGCGTGCGTGATGTGCAGTTCAGCATCCGAGACTACTTCACCTTTGCTTCCACCTTTGAGAATGGCAACGTGCAGCTCTGGGACATCCGGCGGCCTGACCGCTGCGAGAGGATGTTCACGGCCCACAACGGGCCTGTGTTCTGCTGCGACTGGCACCCTGAGGACAGGTGTTGTGTGAGGGGTCACCTGAGGACAGG GGGCTGGCTGGCCACTGGTGGACGTGACAAGATGGTGAAGGTCTGGGACATGACCACGCCTCGTGCCAGGGAGGTGCACTGTGTACAGACCATCGCTTCAGTAGCCCGTGTCAAGTGGCGGCCTGAGTGTCGCCACCATTTGGCCACCTGCTCCATGATGGTAGATCACAACATCTACGTGTGGGATGTGCGCCGGCCCTTTGTGCCTGCCGCCATGTTTGAGGAGCACCGTGACGTCACAACAGGCATTGCCTGGCGCCACCCACACGACCCCTCCTTCCTGCTGTCTGGCTCCAAGGACAGCACACTGTGCCAGCATCTGTTCCGTGATGCCAGCCAGCCTGTCGAGCGTGCCAACCCTGAGGGCCTCTGCTACGGCCTCTTTGGGGACCTGGCCTTTGCtgccaaggagagcctggtggctGCCGAGTTGGGGCGCAAGCCCTATGCTGGTGACCGGCGCCACCCCATCTTTTTCAAACGCAAGCTGGACCCCTCCGAGCCCTTTGCAGGCCTGGCCTCCAGTGCCCTCAGCATCTTTGAGACAGAGGCTGGTGGCAGCAGCATGAGCTGGTTCGTGGACACGGCCCAGCGTTATGCCCTGGCTGGCCGGCCACTGGCTGAGCTCTGTGACCACAATGCTAAGGTGGCCCGAGAGCTGGGCCGCAACCAG GTGGCTCAGACATGGACCATGCTGCGCATCATCTACTGCAGCCCTGGCCTCATGCCTTCCACCAACTTCAACCACAGCGTGGGCAAGAGCAGCTCCTGTGGCCTGCCGCTCATGAACAG CTTCAACCTAAAGGAAATGGCCTTAGGGCTAGGCAGCGAGACTCGACTGGACCGCAGTAAGGGTGACACTCGGAACGACACTGTTCTGCTTGACTCCTCGGCCACGCTCATCACCAACGATG ACAATGAGGAGACCGAGGGCAGTGACGTGCCAGCCGACTACCTCCTGGGTGATGTGGAGGGGGATGAGGAGGAGCTGTACCTGCTGGACCCAGACCACACGCACC CTGAGGAGCCTGAGTACGTGCTGCCCCAGGAGGCCTTCCCACTACGCCACGAGATCGTGGACACGCCACCCGGGCCTGAGCACCTGCAGGACAAAGCAGACTCACCACACATGAGTGGCAGTGAGGCGGATGCTACGTTGCAGACACCTATGGACTCGTCCTTCTCGCTGATCTCAGTCTCGCATGCCCTCTATGACAACCGCCTACCACCGGACTTCTTCAGTGCCCTAGTGCAAGACATGCTGCACTTCTATGCTGAGCAGGGCGATGTGCAGATGGCCGTGTCGGTACTCATCGTGCTGGGAGAGCGTGTGCGAAAGGACATTGATGAGCAGGCCCAG GAGCACTGGTATACGTCCTACATCGATCTTCTGCAGCGCTTCCGCCTCTGGAATGTGTCCAACGAGGTGGTCAAGCTGAGCACCAGCCATGCCATAAGCTGCCTCAACCAGGCCTCCACCTCCCTGCACGTCAATTGCAGCCACTGCAAGCGGCCCATGAGTGGGCGGGGCTGGGTCTGTGGCAG GTGCCACCGCTGCGCCAGCATGTGTGCTGTCTGCCATCACGTCGTCAAGGGCCTGTTCGCATGGTGCCAGGGCTGTAGCCATGGCGGCCACCTGCAGCACATCATGAAGTGGCTGGAGGGCAGCTCCCACTGCCCCGCGGGCTGCGGCCACCTCTGCGAGTACTCTTGA
- the WDR24 gene encoding GATOR2 complex protein WDR24 isoform X3, giving the protein MEKMSRVTTALGGNVLTGRTMHCHLDAPANAISVCRDAAQVVVAGRSIFKIYAIEEEQFVEKLNLRVGRKPSLNLSCADVVWHQMDDNLLATAATNGVVVTWNLGRPSRNKQDQLFTEHKRTVNKVCFHPTEAHMLLSGSQDGFMKCFDLRRKDSVSTFSGQSESVRDVQFSIRDYFTFASTFENGNVQLWDIRRPDRCERMFTAHNGPVFCCDWHPEDRCCVRGHLRTGGWLATGGRDKMVKVWDMTTPRAREVHCVQTIASVARVKWRPECRHHLATCSMMVDHNIYVWDVRRPFVPAAMFEEHRDVTTGIAWRHPHDPSFLLSGSKDSTLCQHLFRDASQPVERANPEGLCYGLFGDLAFAAKESLVAAELGRKPYAGDRRHPIFFKRKLDPSEPFAGLASSALSIFETEAGGSSMSWFVDTAQRYALAGRPLAELCDHNAKVARELGRNQVAQTWTMLRIIYCSPGLMPSTNFNHSVGKSSSCGLPLMNSFNLKEMALGLGSETRLDRSKGDTRNDTVLLDSSATLITNDDNEETEGSDVPADYLLGDVEGDEEELYLLDPDHTHPEEPEYVLPQEAFPLRHEIVDTPPGPEHLQDKADSPHMSGSEADATLQTPMDSSFSLISVSHALYDNRLPPDFFSALVQDMLHFYAEQGDVQMAVSVLIVLGERVRKDIDEQAQEHWYTSYIDLLQRFRLWNVSNEVVKLSTSHAISCLNQASTSLHVNCSHCKRPMSGRGWVPPLRQHVCCLPSRRQGPVRMVPGL; this is encoded by the exons ATGGAAAAGATGTCCCGTGTAACCACCGCCCTGGGTGGCAACGTGCTGACGGGCCGCACCATGCACTGCCATCTGGATGCGCCAGCCAATGCCATCAGCGTCTGCCGTGATGCGGCCCAGGTTGTGGTGGCTGGCCGCAGCATCTTCAAGATCTACGCCATCGAGGAAGAGCAGTTTGTGGAGAAACTAAACCTGCGTGTGGGCCGTAAGCCCTCGCTCAACCTGAGCTGTGCAGATGTGGTCTGGCACCAGATGGACGACAATCTACTGGCCACAGCGGCCACCAACGGCGTGGTGGTCACTTGGAACCTGGGTCGGCCATCCCGCAACAAGCAGGACCAGCTGTTCACAGAGCATAAGCGCACGGTGAATAAGGTTTGTTTCCATCCCACTGAGGCCCACATGCTGCTCAGTGGCTCCCAGGACGGCTTCATGAAGTGCTTTGACCTGCGCAGGAAGGACTCTGTCAGCACTTTCTCAG GCCAGTCCGAGAGCGTGCGTGATGTGCAGTTCAGCATCCGAGACTACTTCACCTTTGCTTCCACCTTTGAGAATGGCAACGTGCAGCTCTGGGACATCCGGCGGCCTGACCGCTGCGAGAGGATGTTCACGGCCCACAACGGGCCTGTGTTCTGCTGCGACTGGCACCCTGAGGACAGGTGTTGTGTGAGGGGTCACCTGAGGACAGG GGGCTGGCTGGCCACTGGTGGACGTGACAAGATGGTGAAGGTCTGGGACATGACCACGCCTCGTGCCAGGGAGGTGCACTGTGTACAGACCATCGCTTCAGTAGCCCGTGTCAAGTGGCGGCCTGAGTGTCGCCACCATTTGGCCACCTGCTCCATGATGGTAGATCACAACATCTACGTGTGGGATGTGCGCCGGCCCTTTGTGCCTGCCGCCATGTTTGAGGAGCACCGTGACGTCACAACAGGCATTGCCTGGCGCCACCCACACGACCCCTCCTTCCTGCTGTCTGGCTCCAAGGACAGCACACTGTGCCAGCATCTGTTCCGTGATGCCAGCCAGCCTGTCGAGCGTGCCAACCCTGAGGGCCTCTGCTACGGCCTCTTTGGGGACCTGGCCTTTGCtgccaaggagagcctggtggctGCCGAGTTGGGGCGCAAGCCCTATGCTGGTGACCGGCGCCACCCCATCTTTTTCAAACGCAAGCTGGACCCCTCCGAGCCCTTTGCAGGCCTGGCCTCCAGTGCCCTCAGCATCTTTGAGACAGAGGCTGGTGGCAGCAGCATGAGCTGGTTCGTGGACACGGCCCAGCGTTATGCCCTGGCTGGCCGGCCACTGGCTGAGCTCTGTGACCACAATGCTAAGGTGGCCCGAGAGCTGGGCCGCAACCAG GTGGCTCAGACATGGACCATGCTGCGCATCATCTACTGCAGCCCTGGCCTCATGCCTTCCACCAACTTCAACCACAGCGTGGGCAAGAGCAGCTCCTGTGGCCTGCCGCTCATGAACAG CTTCAACCTAAAGGAAATGGCCTTAGGGCTAGGCAGCGAGACTCGACTGGACCGCAGTAAGGGTGACACTCGGAACGACACTGTTCTGCTTGACTCCTCGGCCACGCTCATCACCAACGATG ACAATGAGGAGACCGAGGGCAGTGACGTGCCAGCCGACTACCTCCTGGGTGATGTGGAGGGGGATGAGGAGGAGCTGTACCTGCTGGACCCAGACCACACGCACC CTGAGGAGCCTGAGTACGTGCTGCCCCAGGAGGCCTTCCCACTACGCCACGAGATCGTGGACACGCCACCCGGGCCTGAGCACCTGCAGGACAAAGCAGACTCACCACACATGAGTGGCAGTGAGGCGGATGCTACGTTGCAGACACCTATGGACTCGTCCTTCTCGCTGATCTCAGTCTCGCATGCCCTCTATGACAACCGCCTACCACCGGACTTCTTCAGTGCCCTAGTGCAAGACATGCTGCACTTCTATGCTGAGCAGGGCGATGTGCAGATGGCCGTGTCGGTACTCATCGTGCTGGGAGAGCGTGTGCGAAAGGACATTGATGAGCAGGCCCAG GAGCACTGGTATACGTCCTACATCGATCTTCTGCAGCGCTTCCGCCTCTGGAATGTGTCCAACGAGGTGGTCAAGCTGAGCACCAGCCATGCCATAAGCTGCCTCAACCAGGCCTCCACCTCCCTGCACGTCAATTGCAGCCACTGCAAGCGGCCCATGAGTGGGCGGGGCTGG GTGCCACCGCTGCGCCAGCATGTGTGCTGTCTGCCATCACGTCGTCAAGGGCCTGTTCGCATGGTGCCAGGGCTGTAG